The genomic DNA GGGTCTTATTAGTTCCCGCCCTGGGAGTGGTCCTGTAAGACCACGGGACTTTCGGGAGCTCCAGGACTTTCGGGAGCTCATCTGGCCAAGTTTTCTTGGATTCTTCCAACCTTTTTTCCAGACCCAGAAGTATGGTTCCCATTTCCTTGAGGATGTGCCACCGATGCCCTTTTGTGTTTGATCCCGAGTTCTTTCAAATATGCTTCAAAGTCGGACCCGACAAACTGTGGCCCGTTGTCGGAGACTAGAACTACCGGGATCCCGAATCTCATGACGATTGAATCTACAAATTTGATACAATCTTGTTAATTGATTGTTCTCATGGCCTTAGCCTCTACCCACTTCGTCATATAATATATGGCTACCAGGAGGTAGCGGAGGTCACCTTTTGCCCGAGGAAAGGGGCCCATGATCTATGCCCCAAACGGTGAATGGCATCGGAGATAATACTGATGCTGGAAAACTGGGGCTTTGTCTGGGAACATTGCTGAACTTCCGGCATTGCGGGCATTTCTTAACATAGGCGATAGAGTCGGCGTGGACTGTGGGCCAGTAATATCCTTGCCTGATGATTTTGTACGCCAGAGCCTTGGCTACCAAGTGATCTCCGCAGATGCCTTCATGAACTTCCCGGAGACAATAGTTTGCCTCATCTGGGTCTACACACTTCAGGGTGGGCGCTGAAAAGGTTATTCTATACAGCTGACCAAGAAGAAACGAGCCGCCTTGTGCTTTAAGTATCTGGTCTTGTTCTGGTCTTCCGGGATACGATGTATTTTGTACGAGCTTGGATAGCTCATCTGCCTTGGAGTTCTCTTCTCTGTTAATCTGGAGGATGGTGATATCGGGGATGGTTTCCAGGATATTCGGCACCATTGCTTGATACTGTGCCAGTTTTGGATCTTTCGCGATATACTCTCCACTGGTTTGCTTGACTAcaatctgggagtcgctgtagatgATCATCTTCATAATCCTAAGCAATTTTGCTAATTTGAGCCTAGAGATGAGTGCCTCATACTCGGCTTGATTGCTCATTGCCTTGAAGGCAAAAGTTATTGCTTGTTGAATGGTGAAACCTTCCGGGCTGAATAGAATGAGGCCAG from Apium graveolens cultivar Ventura chromosome 5, ASM990537v1, whole genome shotgun sequence includes the following:
- the LOC141661289 gene encoding uncharacterized protein LOC141661289 encodes the protein MEMKIPHTQKDIQKLAGCLAALRRFILKLAERCLPFFEFLKGARNKILVDWTPKCHTAFEEVKRHLMNPPVLSKAKPGEPLSLYIAAGPKAVSSALVREEGGIQSPIYYVSQVLKDAETRFPNLEKFTLARVHSSRKLRQYFQGREIRVVTDQQLRKIIHKPVTSEKLFNWAIELSQFNIKFVQRTAIKAQALAEFVMECTFPEHQPPAPSEIAQEEANPGTDCWKLYVDWSSTAERSGAGLILFSPEGFTIQQAITFAFKAMSNQAEYEALISRLKLAKLLRIMKMIIYSDSQIVVKQTSGEYIAKDPKLAQYQAMVPNILETIPDITILQINREENSKADELSKLVQNTSYPGRPEQDQILKAQGGSFLLGQLYRITFSAPTLKCVDPDEANYCLREVHEGICGDHLVAKALAYKIIRQGYYWPTVHADSIAYVKKCPQCRKFSNVPRQSPSFPASVLSPMPFTVWGIDHGPLSSGKR